CAGGTCCCCACCACTCCCGCTGAGCCCCAGCAGGGCGGCTACCCCACTCCCTCTCCAGAGCAATACGACTCCCTGAAGGAGAGCAGGGATTCACGGCCCGGCGGACCACGCCACGTCGTGTTGTGGATAGCGATCGGCATGGTCGTCACCATGCTCGCCGGAGGCGGCCTGCTGCTAGCGCTGAACCCCTCTCGCCCTCCCGCGGAACAGCAGAGCAGCCAGGGTTCCCAGAACGCATCCCCTTCCCCCACCGCCGCGGACAGCCCGGGCTCATCCAATGCGGGAATCAAGGTGGGGGACGTGCTTCGGGGTGAGGACAACTGTCCCACTACTGCGAAAGATGCCCAAGGAGTGGTCGGTGCTGATGGCCGCGTCACCTCTGCCGGTGGGTTGAGCTATCCTGTCATCCCGGACTTCGTTGCGTCACCGATCGACTACGGGTTCATCCATCAGTCGAACTCCACAACCAAGGCTTACCAGGGCCAGGAGGGGCAGGCCGCCGTCACCGTCGGAACCTTGAAGTCCGAAGACGGCTTCAAGGACCCGCTTCCCAGCACGGTCCGGGTCGTACAGTGCGTGATAGCCAATCCGAGGTTCTACAACTCCAAGCCAACCGCCGAGGTGACCCAGGTCGCCGTGAACGAGAACGATGGAACGGTTGTGCTTCAGGTCCATGTTCCAGCTGAGGGCAGGCCAGGAGGCCAGGGCGACAGGCTCGCTGTCGCGGTCTATTCAGGAGGATCCCGCAGCAAGCAGGTGGTCGTCTCCCTCGCACCCCAGAACGACTCCGCGACCTTAGATGCGGTCAACACGGCCTTGGCAGGTCTGCGCCTGAATACATGAACACGCGTGCAACCTTGGAAGTGACAACGGCCTGGGCTCTACGATGAAAGGCATGTCAGCACCAGGTTGGTATCCAGACCCGCACAATGATGGCCAGAAACGCTTCTGGGATGGGAGTCAGTGGACAACGCAGGTTGAGACCCAGCCAGAACCCGGTGAGCAGCCCGCAAAGATTGAGGCGGCTCCCTCCGAAGCCCTGCTTCCCCCACCGGCCAAACAAAACAATGCCCTTCTTTGGGGAGTGGTGGTGCTCGTGCTTGCCCTCAT
The sequence above is drawn from the Arachnia rubra genome and encodes:
- a CDS encoding DUF2510 domain-containing protein, with amino-acid sequence MAAPPGWYPDPQNPHRKRYWDGAQWTIHVQNPPAHQVPTTPAEPQQGGYPTPSPEQYDSLKESRDSRPGGPRHVVLWIAIGMVVTMLAGGGLLLALNPSRPPAEQQSSQGSQNASPSPTAADSPGSSNAGIKVGDVLRGEDNCPTTAKDAQGVVGADGRVTSAGGLSYPVIPDFVASPIDYGFIHQSNSTTKAYQGQEGQAAVTVGTLKSEDGFKDPLPSTVRVVQCVIANPRFYNSKPTAEVTQVAVNENDGTVVLQVHVPAEGRPGGQGDRLAVAVYSGGSRSKQVVVSLAPQNDSATLDAVNTALAGLRLNT